CTTGTTTATGTGTAGGGAGTGGTGTAATCATTTACTCAGGCGAACCATCTTTCATGGAGTGTAAAGCGTGATATCTTCTCTACGTGATCCTGTCAGCGGATTGACCCATTGCATTGCGGCTGTCTTTGCTGTGCTCGGCACGGTGCTGCTCATTATGCGCTCTATCAATCCCGCCATGCCGTGGCACATCGTCACCTTTTCCATTTTTGGAGGAGGTATGATTCTGCTGTATACGGCCAGCACGCTGTATCATTGGCTTCCCGTATCTGAAGAGTGGATTCGTGTCCTGCGTCGGGTGGATCATTCCATGATCTTCTTTTACATCGCAGCCACCTATACGCCCATCTGCCTCATTTCATTGCGAGGCCCATGGGGTTGGTCTCTCTTCGGTGTTATTTGGGGAGTGGCTGCATCCGGCATCATTATGAAAATCTTCTGGTTGAATGCTCCGCGTTGGATTTCAACCGGTATTTATCTTGCTATGGGATGGATGGCACTGGTGGGTGTCTACCCGCTGTATCTGTCCATGTCTGCTCCGGCTTTGGTCTGGTTGGGCAGTGGTGGTATCCTGTATTCCATCGGAGCTATCGTCTACGCCATCAAGTGGCCTGACCCCATTCCGGAAGTTTTTGGCTTTCACGAAATCTTCCACTTGTTTGTTATTGGTGGGAGTGCATGTCATTTTGCATTAATGTATTGGTACATATGATAAATTCTTTTTGAAGAATGATGTTAAGGTCGCCCCTCGGGCGGCCTTTTCTTTTTTTCTATGAAGGACTTTCGATCAAGGGGCATAAGAAAAGGGCGGCATCATGAGATGCCGCCCTGTGTTTATGTATGAGTCGGTTCGACTAGCGGTTCTGCTTTTTCATGGCGAGGCGCATGCAGTAAACAGCTCCTCCCCATGTGACGCTGAGGCCGACGATCATCATGATGATTGCAGGTGTAGTCATTGTTATCTCCTAGTCGTTGCGAGCGAAGCTGCGGGCAGCCTGCTGCTTGTTCAAGGCAATGCCGAGGATAAAGGACACAGGCAGGAGCGACCAGCCAAGCATAATCAGATCCTTGCTGGCGTAACCGCCGTAAGGCGTGCCCATGTCGGTGTAGATGTTCATGACAAACGAATAGCCGAGAATAGCCACGGTCACGAGCTTGAGGCAGAGCTTCCACGCGTTGCCGACAGAGAAGTCGGAGGTGGCGTTGACATGCTTTTGTATGTCGTCAAGGCCCACGATGTAGCTCATCAGGATGATCTCAGCCAGGGCAACGCCGAGGATGCAGAGATTGTTGATGAAGTGATCCACGATGTCGAGAATGAGCAGGCCGCCACCCGTGGTGAAGATCACGGTCATGGCAAAGCCGGTTGCACAGACTATGGATGCGGTCTTTTGGCGACTCCAAGCGAATTTGTCGATGAAGGAAGAGCTGACAGCTTCCACAATTGAGATGTGAGAGCTGACACCTGCCATGGTCAGGCACAGGAAGAACAGGGTGCCGACAAAGGCGGGAGCAGGCATGGTGTTGATGGCTGCCGGGATGGTGACAAATGCGAGGCCGACACCAGCTCCGGCGACATCGGCCACATTCTGACCGGTAGCTTCGGCCATGTTGCCCAGAACGGCAAAGATCATGACGCCGGCGAGCATGGAGAAACCGCAGTTGATGAACACGGTCATTGCTGCGTTGTTGTTGATGTCGGATTTTTTCGGCAGGTAGCTGGAGTAAGCCAGCATGATGGCGAAACCGATAGACAGCGAGAAGAATATCTGGCCGTAAGCATCAGCCCATACCGAGAAGTCTGCCAGTTTGGAGAAGTCCGGAGTGAACAGGTAGTTCAGGCCGGTCATGGCTCCGGGCAGGTTCACAACGCGGACGATGAGGACCAGAACCAGCACGAACAGCAGGGGAATGAGTACTTTACATGCGCGTTCGATGCCTTTGCGGACGCCGGAAGTAATGGCAAGCCAGGTGATGCCCCAGGCAAGAGTACATGCGCCGAGGATGGGCCAGCGGATGCCGCCCAGTTCAAAGGGAGAGCCGGTCAGACCGAGATAGTCGCCAAAGAAGAAGGCCTTGGGGTCTGCTCCCCATGATTGGTTGAAGGCAAAGCCCGTATAGTTGATGGTCCAGCCGATAACCGCAACATAATAAATGGATATGCCAAAAGCGACCAGCACCTGCATCCAACCGAGAAATTCCCATTTGGAGCCGATGGAACGGAAAACCTTGGGCGAGGAGCCGCGATATTTATGTCCCAGGCCGAATTCCATGATCATGAAAGGAATACCAGCTGTGAGAAGAGCGAAAATGTAAGGAATGAGGAAGGCGCCGCCGCCGTTCTCATACGCCATGTAAGGGAAACGCCAGATGTTTCCCAGGCCGATTGCGGAGCCAACTGCTGCCAGTACGAAACCGGCACGGGAGCCCCATTGTTCACGTTGAGCCATGTGATCACCTATAAAGTTTGAGATTCTCTCCCGCCCCTCTGGCGGGCCGGGGAAAAGACCGTAGGACTATGTGTTTTTCTGCCCTGAAACGGAAGCGGGCCAGGACAAGTACAGTACCGCCCAAGGCCGTTTTCAATGCTCTTCCCCAAAAAAGCACTCACCAAATAGGTGAAAAAAAAACGACTGTCCACTGATAAAAATTGCTTATGGACGAATAAAAAACGGTGATGTGTCGATTTTGCCAAAGAATATGAATAATTTTATACAAATCAGAATGACTGGTGTGCTTTTGTAAAGTTTTTATAGAGATTCTCAGGCGGCAGTTGGTCTCTTTTGCAAAAAAGAAAAAGACCCCGGTAAAATGAATTTTATCGGGGTCTTGGGGTAGTTCGAACTCTTAGAAGGTGATGATCGTGTAGCCTTTGTTTTGGTAGTCGGTCATGGAGGGATGTCCGGCCATGTCGCCGATCAATGCAATGCCGGCCTCCTTGACAGCATCAAGGACACCCAGTTTGGCAGAGCAGGCCTTGCATGCACCGTCGATCAACCCAGCCTTCTTGGCTTTGAGATAGAGGGTGTTGAATGGATTGTCTTTGTTTTCAAGTTCGGGGATCAGTGTGACCGAGGCTCCCTCAAACACGATGATTGCTTCCGTTCCTTTTTCCTTCATGTCCAAGGCGTTCAGTAGGACATGGACAAAGCACATAAGTTCGCCGTTAAAGGCATAGAGACAGTTCATGGTCGCTCCATGGGGCAGTGTGTTCATGAAAAAAGCCCTCTGGCATTCACCGAAAGGCCGTGTAATCGTCAAATGAAGTCTAGTCGAAAGCTTGGCCCACTTTGCACTCTTCCCATACCTTGCCTACAAGGCCTGGGCCAGGGTTGAGCATCGGTTTCCCAGGTTTCCAGCTGGAAGGAGCCGCTTTGGAGCCTTTGGAGCCTTTGGAGTCGCGGACAAGCTGAAAAGCCTGAATCTGGCGCAGGGTTTCCATGACGTTGAGGTTTGTTCGTTGTTTGCGCCGCATTTTCTTCTTTGGGTTGTTTCACGCTATCGACCTTTGGGGTGGGACGTTTGCACCCTGCTGCTTGCTTTGTGGGCATGGCAGTCTCCTGATAAAGACATATTGATTAGTAGACATGTATTTATATATTCAATAGAAATGGTAATAGCTACTATTTTTTCAATGAGAGTAGGTGAAATT
The genomic region above belongs to uncultured Pseudodesulfovibrio sp. and contains:
- a CDS encoding hemolysin III family protein — protein: MISSLRDPVSGLTHCIAAVFAVLGTVLLIMRSINPAMPWHIVTFSIFGGGMILLYTASTLYHWLPVSEEWIRVLRRVDHSMIFFYIAATYTPICLISLRGPWGWSLFGVIWGVAASGIIMKIFWLNAPRWISTGIYLAMGWMALVGVYPLYLSMSAPALVWLGSGGILYSIGAIVYAIKWPDPIPEVFGFHEIFHLFVIGGSACHFALMYWYI
- a CDS encoding methionine/alanine import family NSS transporter small subunit, translating into MTTPAIIMMIVGLSVTWGGAVYCMRLAMKKQNR
- a CDS encoding sodium-dependent transporter, translating into MAQREQWGSRAGFVLAAVGSAIGLGNIWRFPYMAYENGGGAFLIPYIFALLTAGIPFMIMEFGLGHKYRGSSPKVFRSIGSKWEFLGWMQVLVAFGISIYYVAVIGWTINYTGFAFNQSWGADPKAFFFGDYLGLTGSPFELGGIRWPILGACTLAWGITWLAITSGVRKGIERACKVLIPLLFVLVLVLIVRVVNLPGAMTGLNYLFTPDFSKLADFSVWADAYGQIFFSLSIGFAIMLAYSSYLPKKSDINNNAAMTVFINCGFSMLAGVMIFAVLGNMAEATGQNVADVAGAGVGLAFVTIPAAINTMPAPAFVGTLFFLCLTMAGVSSHISIVEAVSSSFIDKFAWSRQKTASIVCATGFAMTVIFTTGGGLLILDIVDHFINNLCILGVALAEIILMSYIVGLDDIQKHVNATSDFSVGNAWKLCLKLVTVAILGYSFVMNIYTDMGTPYGGYASKDLIMLGWSLLPVSFILGIALNKQQAARSFARND
- a CDS encoding cytoplasmic protein; the protein is MNCLYAFNGELMCFVHVLLNALDMKEKGTEAIIVFEGASVTLIPELENKDNPFNTLYLKAKKAGLIDGACKACSAKLGVLDAVKEAGIALIGDMAGHPSMTDYQNKGYTIITF